A stretch of Prunus dulcis chromosome 6, ALMONDv2, whole genome shotgun sequence DNA encodes these proteins:
- the LOC117632272 gene encoding L-type lectin-domain containing receptor kinase IV.1-like, whose translation MFDEIYVKVHKKSEAIAMFFKLVAVLLVSLAAAEDLSFTYNGFQSVNLSLDGIAGVTPNGLLRLTNDTRQNQGHAFYPNPVNFKSSPNGTVFSFSSTFVFAIRSEYADLSAHGIVFVVAPTRGLPGALPSQYLGLFNETNNGNDTNHVFAVELDTIESKEFNDINNNHVGIDINALNSANSTTAGYYAQNNGGFQNLTLSSGQQMQVWVDYDGTKKQISVTLAPINVEKPQAPLLSLNHDLSPIFNETMYVGFSSSTGSIFTSHYVLGWSFKMNGQAQEIVMSKLPKLPRMGGKKRSKLLTIGVPILSVSLVLLVVSGLIYFIRRKRKFAELLEDWELEYGPQRFKYKELYIATKGFKEKELLGAGGFGKVYRGILPSSKIEIAVKRVSHESRQGMKEFIAEVVSIGRLRHRNLVPLLGYCRRKGELLLVYDYMSNGSLDKYLYDQPVVTLNWSQRFRVIRGVASGLFYLHEGWEQVVIHRDVKASNVLLDGELNARLGDFGLARLYDHGTDPQTTHIVGTLGYLAPEHTRSGRATTSTDVFAFGAFVLEVACGRRPIEAQGPDQDLILVDWVFSFWNRGAILEARDQNLSSEFVAEEVELVLKLGLLCSHSEPTARPSMRQVVQYLEGDIALPELSLLGLSSSGLTFAHHEGFDDFAMSYSSSLGKGFSHSSYAAESTLLSGGR comes from the coding sequence atgtttgatgaaatttatGTGAAAGTTCATAAAAAATCAGAGGCAATAGCCATGTTTTTCAAGCTTGTAGCAGTCTTGCTAGTAAGCCTAGCAGCAGCTGAAGATCTCAGTTTCACCTACAATGGTTTTCAGTCTGTTAATCTTAGCCTAGACGGCATCGCAGGAGTGACACCAAATGGTCTTTTGAGGCTTACAAACGACACAAGACAGAACCAGGGTCATGCCTTTTATCCCAACCCAGTAAACTTCAAGAGCTCACCTAATGGCACagttttctccttctcttccaCTTTTGTCTTTGCCATTAGATCAGAATATGCAGACCTCAGTGCCCATGGGATCGTTTTCGTCGTTGCTCCAACGAGAGGGCTTCCAGGGGCTCTTCCGAGCCAGTACCTTGGCCTTTTCAATGAGACCAACAATGGAAATGACACCAACCATGTTTTTGCTGTGGAGCTTGATACCATTGAGAGCAAGGAGTTCAATGACATCAATAACAACCATGTTGGGATCGATATTAATGCTTTGAACTCTGCAAACTCTACTACAGCTGGATACTATGCTCAAAACAATGGCGGATTTCAGAACTTAACACTTAGCAGTGGCCAACAAATGCAAGTTTGGGTGGACTATGATGGTACCAAGAAGCAAATCAGTGTCACTTTGGCTCCAATCAATGTTGAAAAACCCCAAGCTCCACTTTTGTCCTTGAATCATGACCTTTCCCCGATCTTTAACGAAACCATGTATGTGGGCTTCTCCTCGTCCACTGGCTCAATCTTCACATCTCATTATGTTTTGGGTTGGAGCTTTAAGATGAATGGCCAGGCTCAAGAAATTGTTATGTCAAAACTTCCCAAATTGCCTCGGATGGGAGGTAAAAAAAGGTCTAAACTTTTGACAATTGGTGTGCCTATTTTATCTGTGAGTTTGGTTTTGCTTGTAGTTTCAggtttaatttatttcataagaaggaagaggaagtTTGCAGAATTACTCGAAGATTGGGAGCTTGAGTATGGGCCTCAAAGGTTTAAATACAAAGAGCTATACATTGCCACAAAAGGGTTCAAGGAGAAGGAGCTTTTGGGCGCTGGGGGTTTTGGTAAAGTCTATAGAGGCATATTGCCGTCCTCAAAAATTGAGATTGCCGTGAAGAGAGTATCGCACGAATCGCGACAGGGGATGAAGGAATTTATTGCAGAAGTTGTGAGTATTGGCAGGCTTCGCCATCGAAATTTAGTCCCACTCTTGGGCTATTGCAGAAGAAAAGGGGAGCTGCTCTTGGTCTATGACTACATGTCTAATGGAAGCTTGGACAAGTACCTGTATGACCAGCCTGTGGTCACTCTCAACTGGAGCCAGAGGTTTAGAGTGATCAGAGGTGTGGCTTCAGGGTTGTTCTATCTTCATGAAGGATGGGAACAAGTTGTGATTCATAGAGATGTGAAGGCCAGCAATGTTTTACTCGACGGTGAATTGAACGCAAGGCTAGGAGATTTTGGCCTTGCCAGATTATATGACCATGGAACAGACCCTCAAACTACTCATATAGTTGGAACACTTGGGTATCTAGCTCCAGAGCATACAAGATCAGGCCGGGCCACAACGAGCACCGATGTGTTTGCTTTCGGGGCATTTGTGCTTGAAGTAGCTTGTGGAAGAAGGCCAATAGAGGCACAAGGTCCAGACCAGGATTTGATTTTGGTTGATTgggtgttttctttttggaacaGAGGTGCCATTCTTGAGGCAAGAGATCAAAACTTGAGTTCCGAATTTGTAGCCGAAGAGGTGGAGTTGGTGTTGAAGCTTGGGCTGTTGTGCTCTCATTCAGAGCCTACAGCCAGGCCAAGCATGCGCCAGGTTGTGCAGTATTTGGAAGGTGACATTGCTTTGCCAGAGCTCTCTCTTCTTGGGCTCTCTTCAAGTGGCTTGACTTTTGCTCACCATGAAggttttgatgattttgcaATGTCATATTCGTCTTCTCTGGGCAAGGGGTTTTCACATTCATCATATGCTGCAGAGTCCACACTCCTCTCGGGTGGTCGCTGA